ACAGCCCAAGAAGTAAGAGGTTTGCCGGCCTTGTTGAACTTGACACCCTTAAGATTCCAGCCCCTTCAATCAAGCGCACAATCAGACCCCAATATATCATctaaaagaaaggaaagctACTTACCCAAAGTTGGCTCTCAAGGACTGGTTACCGGCATAGTTGATGGCAGGAGGGGCAAGCACACGGGCAGGGACGCTCATCATTTGGGTTTGCACCTGGAGGTGCCAAgccttgagcttgggaagatTTTCATAGTTGAGCTTCTGTCTCCAGCCTTGGACTATTGGAAGGATTAGCACATTATGTCACTTGAGATATATATGACCATTTACTGGAGCCCTGCCGAAGGCTAGGGGGTTTAGCAGCTTCCTTGATGATTTCTGCCGTCTGGTCGGGAGTGATCTTCATCATAGGAATAGCGTTGAAAGGCTCAAGCCTGACAAACTCCATAGGCACAAAGTTCTTGCCGTACTGGATACAAGGAAGTCGAGGACGGGTGACCTTGATGTTATACTGTTCCTGGAAGTACTGAGCAACAGAAACGGTGCGGTCGGGTTGACCGTCCTTCCCGTTAAGAGTAAACTTGATACCTTCGGCTGGCTGGGAAGTAAGGCGGGCAATGGCAAAGATGCGTTCAGTCTTTCGGTGGGTAACGGTGAACTTGGCACTTCTCAACAAGTCGCTTAGCTTCCTGATCTGAAGCGGATTGAGTTCTTGAATAGGGCGAACGGGACCGGGAGCTCCGCCATGGAAGCCACCACGAGGACCGCCACGGCCACCTCGACCACCCCGACCACCACCAGCGCCCGCAAGACCGAGGATCTTGGGGGCAACATCGACGAGCATTCCAGGCTCGATAAAGGCAGAAGTAGCATTGTCAAGTTGGACAGCGGGATAGCCCGAAGAAGTCCAACGGAAGGATTGCTTGAAACCCCTGTAGACGACAGCGCCGCCCGAGATAGCGACACCGTCCTCCTCGGTGAAGAACTTTCGGCCAGCTGCACCATGCATGGAGAAGCGCTTAGCAGCGTCCTGCCGAAGGAGAACGTTAACAGATTGGACAGCACGAAGCATAACGTCACGAGTCTGCTCGGTTTGCTTGTCGCCTTTGGAGTAGCTGATGATAGTGTCCAAGTCAATTTGGCAATTGTCGGCAGCCTGAATAACGGCCTTGAACCGACGTCTATCGTCGGTAGGGACAATACCATCCTCCTTGAGACCAACGATGATCTCCAACTGTAAAGAAGCAGGTTAATGGGGATTTACATCCGATTTGGATACAAAATGACTgacctttccatccttcagATCAAGAACGTGAGGAGTGTAGAAGTTCTTCTGCTGGTCAAAGGCAGCGGATTCAAGCGCAGTTTTAAGGGGGCCAGTGGCTTCTTGGACCATTTGGTCCCAGATCTTCTGGAGAAGTGGCCTTGGCTTCCTAATTTTGCACATCGAGGTCAGCACCTTTCAGCTTGATCAGGCTTAgagcaggaggagaggagacaGAAGAAATGACCTACTTGGCCTCCTTGGTTTTCACCACGGGATTGATTTCGATGTCGTAATGACTGACAAAAGTCAGTTGTTGGCACCGGTCCTATCTACCGGTACTTACTAGACGACAGCGTCGGACTTGTCGAAGCGAGCAGCGAACATGTTCGCGAAGACGTTGATAGCCTTACCGGACGTACCGAAGCCTAAAAGAGGTCAGTACGTCAGCTAGTTAAGGGGTCCTATACAACGCTTGATACTTACCAGGACGAATGGGGCAGCCTATACATCGTTTTTGGAAGCCATACATAAATCAGATCTCTCAGCAAATATAGTAATTTCAGGCTTACCATCGAGAGTCTCAAGCCCGATGCTGGGGGGAGCATTAACAGCCATCTTGCCGACAGAGGATTCCTTCGACCAGTTCAAAGGTTAGCCACTGGTCCAACAGTCGCCTACGGCTGCATTGCGTAGGTAGAACGGAGATCAGGCTCACGTGAATGTTGTGGTGAACGGCTCAGTACTTCTTATGCCGATAGAAAGCGGTTTGTCGTTGCAGGGATCTAGTGTAtgagagagggagaggatgcTGATGGGAGCAGGGCGAATGCAGTCCAGGTGATAGGTTATGGAGTGATACAATGGGTGGCGaattgagaagatgagcaaGGTAGGAAGGGATTTGTGCTACACTCACCTGCGCTATACTTTACCCACCATGTATGTGGGAGGGTGACGTGTGGGACTCTGCTGATCTTTGCAGCGGCGGACAAACAAAAGGACATCGCGCAATCCCCCACGCACGGACAATAGAACAATCCCCAACAGGCTCGGATCCACCCGGCCACGGCCGATAAACTCTGTTAAGCTTCCCACAGTCACCAGATCATCGCCAGGCACAGTTCGGCGATCTAGGCACACTGGCCATGAAGGAGAGCCGGAAACCCTTGAGCGGCGGTGGCCGACAAggtctcttccccttcggCAGCTGCAGTGTGTGACGACGTAAACATTCCTATAAACATACCATACGCCAGTCGTTCCCCATCATTACCCGTCCTGCAATCTAATATCAGCCCATAGGGAGAAAGGTAATGGAGCTCCCACCAAATATCGTCCTCACGCCCACTTCATTCCCCGTCTaccgccgccgcctcctGGCCCACCTATCTATCCACGCGCCCCACCTCGCctcccacctcctccacgGCCCCGCCGAACCATATCGTAAGCCCGAAGACTCTCTCGTCCACCTTGTAGAATCtgccctcttccatccacaCGGCCAGTCTGCGGGCGACCAACCTCCTTGTGCACTGGTGAGCACGACCGGCTTCAAGGTCTGCGGCATCCAGCTTGAAGAGTGGGATGATTGGGCGCGTAACGAACTCGCTCTGAGAGACGTGTTCAAAATGACATTTGGAAGGGAAATGTGGGATCGGTTAGGGAGAATGTGGAGTACGAAGGAGATTTGGGAAGTGCTGGAAAGCGAGTATATGCCGTCGCCGATTGAACGGCAGTCCCAGATAGTGTATTACCTGCGTTCGTCGCGTTTACCTTCCTCCGCTACTCAGGATGATATGCTCAAGCTATGGGAGACCTTCAATGCTCTTGTTATTGAAGCAAGGGATGCGGGGCTGTAtatgaaggaaaaggaagtaATGGACAGGTTTCTCATGGCGATCGGTAAAGGAGATTTGGCAGAATCCGTAAAGCAGCAATTTTACGGATTGTCAGATTGGGTCGTTGGaagtgggagatggaagggcCTGCGAAGGATTTTGAAAAAGCAATTCTCCCCTATCCTTCTACTGGAAACTTTAGAAGACATTCATTCGCCTGACGAAACGGACGAAAGGTTAAGCGGTCCAaccagaggaagagccgTTCTTGCAGAAAAGGATCTCAACGGGCAAAATCGGACCATGGAACACCATCATCAGTGCAACAGAACGGAACGCCAGAGGAAAGATTCATTGGATGTGATACTAACATGATTACAGTAGGTTTGCATACCTTTTTCTACTTGAGTTGGCCGTTAGATACTCATCAACGTGATGATTCACAAGGTGGCCCGTCAATGCTCGTTCCGGCCCCATTCTCTACCTGCATCAAAATTTGTGTATCTCTTCTTGGATCCACCGCTCCTTTTTCAACTCTTCAAGTTCAGTGTACTTTCCTCTGgatctcatcttctctccattttcCCAGTCTGTCAACCCACACCCACGAAAGTCCTCTCCCCTGACATGAACACGTCTGTCTACCTGAATGTCCCATTTCACATTACCAAGTGAATACAACATCTATTCCGCCCTCAGCATACATATCGAATCCCAAGGATCAACACACTCAAGACCTTATGGATGGCGGATAAAATGGATCAGGCAATCAACTCAAGCAACActcaaggaaggaaaaacCCACAGTAGTCATGTGCATATGCGGCGTAACGAACAGTGAAGACTAGGGAGGATTCAAATGTACAAACTATTAGAACATGAGATATGTGTCATGAGGTCACAGGGCGCTTGTGATATAAATCTTTATAGATATACATATGGATTAAATCTATACTCTAAAGCGCTTTCACGAAGCAATGACGCGAAGCTAATTAATAG
This region of Cryptococcus neoformans var. neoformans B-3501A chromosome 10, whole genome shotgun sequence genomic DNA includes:
- a CDS encoding hypothetical protein (Match to ESTs gb|CF193379.1|CF193379, gb|CF193378.1|CF193378; HMMPfam hit to PAZ, PAZ domain, score: 68.7, E(): 1.5e-17; HMMPfam hit to Piwi, Piwi domain, score: 318.9, E(): 7.2e-93), producing the protein MAVNAPPSIGLETLDGCPIRPGFGTSGKAINVFANMFAARFDKSDAVVYHYDIEINPVVKTKEAKKPRPLLQKIWDQMVQEATGPLKTALESAAFDQQKNFYTPHVLDLKDGKLEIIVGLKEDGIVPTDDRRRFKAVIQAADNCQIDLDTIISYSKGDKQTEQTRDVMLRAVQSVNVLLRQDAAKRFSMHGAAGRKFFTEEDGVAISGGAVVYRGFKQSFRWTSSGYPAVQLDNATSAFIEPGMLVDVAPKILGLAGAGGGRGGRGGRGGPRGGFHGGAPGPVRPIQELNPLQIRKLSDLLRSAKFTVTHRKTERIFAIARLTSQPAEGIKFTLNGKDGQPDRTVSVAQYFQEQYNIKVTRPRLPCIQYGKNFVPMEFVRLEPFNAIPMMKITPDQTAEIIKEAAKPPSLRQGSIQGWRQKLNYENLPKLKAWHLQVQTQMMSVPARVLAPPAINYAGNQSLRANFGGWNLKGVKFNKAGKPLTSWAVVSFDERCTVPDLQKFINYFTGVLVQYGCPVQNRRPALLQLNPNAGGPNMGVKPALQQAAKAAFADSKVNPQIILCILPRKEASIYQTIKSVGAEGLFKPVVTQCLQSAKIKSDRGIDQYCGNVAMKVHCKLGGVTHQVKHNVDKTTMLCGADVTHPPSRGRVLYPSIAATVASINGENNYFAGCVTEQGGRVEIIQLLDEMITHHIKTFEKNTGAKPQKILFYRDGVSEGQYRFCVDEELQSIKKACKALGGNYNPKITFVICAKRHAMRFFAASDADRDRTGNLPPGTVVDRGVTSPHNFDFYLQAHAGLQGTAKPTHYVVMADEAGYTADALQNLTNTLCYSFARATRSVSLVPMAYYADIIAEQARLISYNEDLETATTAPSSTSGKLETVAFDPHRHFKRQFVGSDFGFTGWFM